A genomic stretch from Streptomyces sp. QL37 includes:
- a CDS encoding acyl-CoA dehydrogenase, whose translation MTLIDAPAPAAVPAAFAGAERLDRLLGDPWSPDNPYGFAAGVARDAAEEYPHGAEARLRAEDFHLCHLPGTLGGTLRTFEDTQILVRVAARRDVNVMPATMFSISAVMTVLAAGTQAQHRTVADWLREGRTIAFGLSEERAGSDVLANSCRLTPEGLLSGTKWLVGRGSSADAAVIVARTAERGAGAFTAVLLGPGELSGPQVRRGAPQPTTGMRGIDFADLEFDGLPVPPEAVVGDVGSGLAGALRAQQIVRMMSTAGCLATADTALRTALRFAGEHRTGGERVAGTPYGSRELALAAAELIATDLTVLTAARQAHVAPGTFGLASAVVKDVAVRLTADCVTRCHTLIGARAVLRDGPGAVLDKAVRDNAMVAVIDTSVLGNLRALAMHLPGYAPAFPDDREAPAVPDEPARERLRAVFALGDPTSLPGPDPAALDLGVRPKDDVLLGFAAYAPAIGEELSGRGEDRAAELVAGVRSALAAVVHESAGAQRDRARSAKVSPETLDLAGRLSLLRAAATAALAWWYHRDGDGLYGAAPGDTSWLVPVLTLLTTLADGRDPRTASYRDLAPAGRLATALDAAQRLFTALPVRLSDTPTKSEKNEEVEER comes from the coding sequence GTGACCCTCATCGACGCGCCGGCCCCGGCCGCCGTGCCCGCCGCCTTCGCGGGGGCGGAGCGCCTCGACCGGCTGCTCGGCGACCCCTGGTCGCCGGACAACCCGTACGGCTTCGCGGCGGGAGTGGCCCGGGACGCCGCCGAGGAGTACCCGCACGGGGCCGAGGCCCGGCTCCGCGCGGAGGACTTCCACCTGTGCCACCTTCCCGGCACGCTCGGCGGGACCCTCCGCACCTTCGAGGACACCCAGATCCTCGTCCGGGTCGCCGCCCGGCGCGACGTCAACGTCATGCCCGCAACCATGTTCAGCATCTCGGCCGTCATGACCGTGCTCGCCGCCGGGACGCAAGCCCAGCACCGGACCGTCGCCGACTGGCTGCGCGAGGGCCGCACGATCGCCTTCGGTCTCTCCGAGGAGCGGGCCGGCAGCGATGTGCTCGCCAACAGCTGCCGCCTGACGCCCGAAGGGCTCCTCAGCGGCACCAAGTGGCTGGTCGGCCGGGGGAGTTCGGCCGACGCGGCGGTGATCGTGGCACGCACCGCGGAACGGGGCGCGGGCGCGTTCACCGCCGTACTGCTGGGGCCCGGGGAGCTCTCCGGCCCCCAGGTGCGCCGGGGAGCGCCGCAGCCCACGACCGGGATGCGCGGCATCGACTTCGCCGACCTGGAGTTCGACGGGTTGCCCGTGCCGCCGGAGGCCGTCGTCGGTGACGTCGGCAGCGGTCTGGCGGGCGCGCTGCGCGCCCAGCAGATCGTCCGGATGATGAGCACGGCCGGCTGTCTCGCCACCGCCGACACCGCGCTGCGCACCGCACTGCGGTTCGCGGGCGAGCACCGCACCGGCGGGGAGCGCGTCGCGGGCACCCCGTACGGTTCACGTGAACTCGCCCTGGCCGCAGCCGAACTGATCGCCACCGACCTCACGGTGCTGACCGCCGCCCGCCAGGCGCACGTCGCGCCCGGCACGTTCGGCCTGGCATCCGCCGTCGTCAAGGACGTCGCCGTCCGTCTCACCGCCGACTGCGTCACCCGGTGCCACACACTGATCGGTGCCCGGGCGGTCCTGCGGGACGGCCCCGGCGCCGTACTCGACAAAGCGGTGCGCGACAACGCCATGGTCGCGGTCATCGACACCAGCGTGCTCGGCAACCTGCGCGCCCTGGCGATGCACCTCCCCGGGTACGCGCCGGCCTTCCCGGACGACCGGGAGGCACCCGCCGTGCCGGACGAGCCCGCGCGGGAGCGGCTGCGCGCGGTCTTCGCCCTGGGCGACCCCACGTCGCTGCCCGGCCCGGACCCCGCCGCGCTGGACCTGGGGGTGCGGCCCAAGGACGACGTCCTGCTCGGATTCGCCGCGTACGCCCCCGCGATCGGGGAGGAGCTGAGCGGCCGGGGCGAGGACCGGGCGGCCGAACTGGTCGCCGGGGTGCGGTCGGCACTCGCCGCCGTGGTCCACGAGTCGGCCGGTGCCCAGCGTGACCGCGCCCGGTCGGCGAAGGTCTCCCCGGAGACCCTGGATCTCGCCGGCCGGCTGTCCCTGCTCCGCGCGGCGGCCACCGCCGCCCTGGCCTGGTGGTACCACCGCGACGGGGACGGCCTCTACGGCGCCGCCCCCGGTGACACCTCGTGGCTGGTCCCCGTACTCACGCTGCTGACGACCCTCGCCGACGGCCGTGACCCGCGCACCGCGTCGTACCGGGATCTCGCCCCGGCCGGACGCCTGGCCACCGCACTCGACGCTGCACAGCGTCTGTTCACCGCGCTGCCGGTGCGGCTGAGCGACACACCGACGAAGAGCGAAAAGAACGAGGAGGTCGAGGAGCGATGA
- a CDS encoding PfaD family polyunsaturated fatty acid/polyketide biosynthesis protein: MTTDQHRPRWAGPGDPAVGDTGVYDTLMRLDEPVYIVRGPYGLGAAAGGALTGDGPHEVVAAVPPLGPERLGSAAFLAAHGLQQAYMSGAMANGIASADLVVAMARAGFLGSYGAAGLLPEAVEKALIRFRDEIPRLGYACNLIHSPSEDRLERTSVDLFLKYGVPCVEASAFLKLTPHLVRYRLAGLRAGGPDGVIASNRVIAKISRTETAELFMRPAPEAMVRGLLADGLITEEQARLAPRVPLADDITVEADSGGHTDRRPLPALLPVIMRQRDAIMQEAGYAERIRIGAAGGIGTPDAAAAAFAMGADYIVTGSVNQSCVEAGTSPRVKEMLAQAGIADFDMAPAADMFEMGVELQVLRRGTFFPMRAKQLYDLYRTYDGIEALPQDVRTRVEQQIFRRPLDSVWEETAEYFARRDPGQLERAEGHPRRRAALVFRWYLGMASRWAKTGEADRAVDYQIWCGPAMGSFNSWVRGTYLAAPEHRRVADVGRQIMKGAAFHQRLAMLRAAGVAFPAGIATRPSPVDSAPRDSSVGVGQ; encoded by the coding sequence ATGACCACCGATCAGCACCGGCCGCGGTGGGCCGGGCCGGGAGACCCGGCCGTCGGCGACACCGGGGTCTACGACACCCTGATGCGCCTGGACGAACCCGTCTACATCGTGCGCGGGCCGTACGGGCTGGGCGCGGCCGCCGGCGGGGCGCTCACCGGCGACGGCCCCCACGAGGTGGTCGCCGCGGTGCCCCCGCTCGGCCCCGAACGGCTCGGCAGCGCCGCGTTCCTCGCCGCGCACGGCCTCCAGCAGGCGTACATGAGCGGTGCCATGGCCAACGGCATCGCCTCCGCCGACCTGGTCGTCGCGATGGCCCGCGCGGGATTCCTCGGCTCGTACGGGGCGGCCGGACTGCTCCCCGAGGCGGTTGAGAAGGCACTGATCCGGTTCCGCGACGAGATCCCCCGGCTCGGCTACGCCTGCAATCTCATCCACAGCCCGAGCGAGGACCGTCTCGAGCGGACCTCCGTCGACCTCTTCCTCAAGTACGGCGTGCCCTGCGTGGAGGCGTCCGCCTTCCTCAAGCTGACGCCGCACCTGGTCCGATACCGGCTCGCGGGTCTGCGGGCCGGCGGGCCGGACGGGGTCATCGCCTCGAACCGGGTCATCGCCAAGATCTCCCGCACCGAGACCGCCGAACTCTTCATGCGGCCCGCCCCCGAGGCCATGGTGCGGGGGCTGCTCGCGGACGGTCTCATCACCGAGGAGCAGGCCCGTCTCGCGCCCCGGGTGCCGCTCGCCGACGACATCACCGTCGAGGCGGACTCCGGGGGCCACACCGACCGACGGCCGCTGCCCGCCCTGCTGCCCGTCATCATGCGGCAGCGCGACGCGATCATGCAGGAGGCCGGCTACGCCGAGCGCATCCGGATCGGGGCGGCCGGCGGCATCGGGACCCCGGACGCGGCGGCCGCCGCGTTCGCCATGGGCGCCGACTACATCGTGACCGGCTCCGTGAACCAGTCCTGCGTGGAGGCGGGCACCTCCCCGCGCGTCAAGGAGATGCTCGCCCAGGCCGGCATCGCCGACTTCGACATGGCCCCCGCCGCCGACATGTTCGAGATGGGCGTCGAGCTCCAGGTCCTCAGGCGCGGCACGTTCTTCCCCATGCGCGCCAAGCAGCTGTACGACCTCTACCGCACGTACGACGGCATCGAGGCGCTTCCCCAGGACGTACGGACCCGGGTCGAGCAGCAGATCTTCCGGCGGCCGCTGGACAGCGTCTGGGAGGAGACCGCCGAGTACTTCGCCCGTCGCGACCCCGGCCAGCTCGAACGGGCCGAGGGCCATCCCAGGAGGCGGGCGGCACTCGTCTTCCGCTGGTACCTGGGCATGGCGTCACGCTGGGCGAAGACCGGTGAGGCCGACCGGGCGGTCGACTACCAGATCTGGTGCGGCCCCGCCATGGGCAGCTTCAACTCATGGGTGCGCGGGACCTACCTGGCGGCGCCCGAGCACCGCAGGGTCGCCGACGTGGGGCGGCAGATCATGAAGGGCGCCGCCTTCCACCAGCGGCTCGCCATGCTGAGAGCGGCCGGCGTCGCCTTCCCCGCCGGCATCGCGACCCGGCCGTCGCCGGTGGACTCCGCGCCCCGCGACTCCTCCGTCGGGGTGGGGCAGTGA